One genomic segment of Coffea arabica cultivar ET-39 chromosome 6e, Coffea Arabica ET-39 HiFi, whole genome shotgun sequence includes these proteins:
- the LOC140009791 gene encoding uncharacterized protein gives MGFCPTFVHWIMTCISTVSYSFNLNGQKVGCVKPSRGIRQGDPLSPYLFIICTEGLSNLIKKAVDNKDITGIKICKDRPMVSHLFFADDSLLCCKASKQEAQKVKEIIQLYGKATGQVVNFDKSAMFFSRNTPMMLRGEISEVLDNMREAHSGKYLGLPMTIGRAKNQVFGYLISNICSKLQGWKQKLLSQGGKEVLIKSVIMAMPSYIMSYFKLPKGLCKAISARIARYWWGGGESEKKIHWVRWSKLSGVKGKGGMGFRDLEASNMALLAKQIWRIVTNPNLLVSKVLKAKYMKEEGWLGQQPPNNASCKSGIYTVKSGYAVAKEQSEKGNRRLAHDPETSWEVRKHTEWIEYDAANESDTRTTSALEMERQVQQWWEPPKEGTMMINTDAAISAKMVRSGLGIIARNWQGVIVKAKGITDRRKGDAAREETLAIRNALEMAQGAGWTNIEVQSDCKYIVSLINTDNVQEGRLQTLLEDIDVLKKRFESCNFSFVPRTANSCSHELAQFAVKATRNFEWEDSFPVWFSILARKDMGVVTPFCN, from the exons ATGGGTTTTTGTCCTACTTTTGTTCACTGGATCATGACTTGTATTTCCACTGTTTCTTACTCCTTTAATTTAAATGGACAAAAGGTAGGATGTGTCAAACCTTCCAGAGGTATTAGACAAGGAGATCCTCTATCTCCTTATTTGTTTATCATATGCACGGAAGGGCTCTCAAATCTAATCAAGAAAGCTGTGGATAATAAAGACATAACTGGTATAAAAATCTGCAAAGACAGACCCATGGTTTCACATTTATTTTTTGCAGATGACTCCCTTTTGTGTTGTAAAGCTAGCAAACAAGAAGCTCAGAAGGTCAAGGAGATAATCCAGCTGTATGGCAAAGCCACGGGACAGGTAgtaaattttgacaaatctgccatgttcttttctagaaatactcCCATGATGCTTAGAGGGGAAATTAGTGAAGTGTTGGATAACATGAGGGAGGCTCATAGTGGTAAATACCTAGGCCTTCCGATGACCATTGGGAGAGCTAAAAACCAGGTCTTTGGGTATTTGATAAGTAACATTTGTAGTAAGCTTCAAGGCTGGAAACAAAAGTTGCTTAGCCAAGGGGGTAAAGAGGTGTTGATCAAATCAGTCATCATGGCCATGCCTTCTTACATTATGTCCTACTTTAAATTACCCAAAGGATTGTGTAAGGCCATAAGTGCTAGAATTGCAAGGTACTGGTGGGGTGGGGGGGAATCTGAAAAGAAGATACATTGGGTGAGATGGAGCAAACTTTCTGGGGTCAAAGGGAAAGGGGGGATGGGTTTTAGAGACCTGGAAGCCTCCAATATGGCTCTGCTTGCAAAACAAATTTGGAGAATTGTTACCAATCCAAATTTGTTAGTAAGCAAAGTCCTGAAGGCTAAGTACATGAAAGAGGAGGGCTGGTTAGGACAACAGCCACCTAATAATGCTTCTTG CAAGTCTGGGATTTACACTGTGAAATCTGGTTATGCTGTGGCGAAGGAGCAAAGTGAAAAAGGGAATCGAAGACTTGCACATGATCCGGAAACCAGCTGGGAAGTTAGAAAGCATACA GAATGGATAGAGTACGATGCAGCAAATGAATCAGACACGAGAACAACTTCAGCTCTTGAAATGGAACGACAGGTCCAGCAGTGGTGGGAGCCTCCCAAGGAAGGAACAATGATGATCAACACAGACGCAGCAATTTCAGCTAAAATGGTCAGATCAGGTTTGGGGATCATTGCAAGGAACTGGCAAGGGGTGATAGTGAAAGCGAAGGGAATTACTGACAGGAGGAAAGGGGATGCAGCCAGAGAGGAAACTCTAGCAATCAGAAATGCGCTGGAAATGGCTCAAGGTGCAGGATGGACAAATATAGAAGTCCAATCTGACTGCAAGTACATTGTGAGCCTCATCAATACGGACAATGTCCAGGAAGGTAGACTCCAAACTCTCCTGGAAGACATTGATGTCCTGAAGAAAAGATTTGAAAGTTGCAATTTCTCTTTTGTCCCCAGAACTGCTAATAGTTGTAGCCATGAATTGGCGCAATTTGCAGTCAAGGCAACTAGAAATTTTGAATGGGAAGATTCATTCCCAGTTTGGTTTTCAATATTAGCTAGGAAAGATATGGGGGTAGTTACCCCTTTTTGTAATTAG